A region of Selenomonadales bacterium 4137-cl DNA encodes the following proteins:
- the alaS gene encoding alanine--tRNA ligase: MINLTGNELRKKFLQFFASKDHLVLPSYPLVPENDPTLLLIGAGMAPFKPFFTGKMKPPHLRIATSQKCVRTGDIENVGRTARHHTFFEMLGNFSFGDYFKKDAIAWGWEFVTKELGLHPDKLWVTIHTKDDEAFEIWRDDISVPVERIVRMEDNFWEIGPGPCGPCSEIYVDLGPERGCGKPDCAVGCNCDRYLEIWNLVFTQFDRDEAGNYTPLAKKNIDTGAGLERIASVLQNKKSNFETDLLFPIIEHMEKVAGVKYGASAHTDVSLKVIADHGRSMVVMIGDGILPANEGRGYVLRRILRRAVRHGRLMGVDKPFLTAIVDVVADIFAEPYPDIGEKRAYIKKVIQMEEDRFGATLLQGLDLLNKHIDELKAAGGKTLDGASAFRLYDTFGFPWELTEEILSENGMSMDKTAFDDAMNQQRERARAARSENARIDLPDLTGVINAPVVQDPCADTAKIVVILKDGKVLAEANDGEEAAVILNVTPFYAESGGQVGDAGVVAGPLGKMRVSTAQKLPDGTVYHVGYIEEGTLKTGDTVKVAVEMPRHLATARNHTATHLLHAALKQVVGSHVNQAGSLVGSDRLRFDFTHFAPVTEPELAEVERLVNQAILDNIPVAAIETTQDLARDMGAVALFGEKYGHKVRVVVAGDFSKELCGGSHVGSTAEIALFKIVSEASVGSGLRRIEAVTGGGALEYINSRERILTAAAAALKTRPEELAGKVEALAAEIKEVERELAKANVEKAKGEVQRLADNPVTIGGCQVISAEVAIPDIEGLRNLADMLRDKLAGKAGVIVLGAKQGDKVSLVATATPQAVGLGAHAGNIVKAAAAVAGGGGGGRPDMAQAGGKLPEKLADALKAAETALEGQIKK, from the coding sequence ACCTTCTTCGAAATGCTCGGCAATTTCTCCTTCGGCGACTACTTCAAGAAGGACGCTATCGCCTGGGGGTGGGAGTTCGTAACCAAGGAACTCGGCCTTCACCCCGACAAGCTGTGGGTCACCATCCACACCAAGGACGATGAAGCCTTCGAAATCTGGCGCGACGATATCAGCGTGCCGGTTGAGCGCATTGTCCGCATGGAGGACAACTTCTGGGAAATCGGCCCCGGCCCCTGCGGTCCCTGCTCGGAGATTTACGTAGACCTCGGGCCGGAACGCGGCTGCGGCAAGCCGGATTGCGCCGTCGGCTGCAACTGCGACCGTTACCTGGAAATCTGGAATCTTGTCTTCACCCAGTTCGACCGCGACGAAGCCGGCAACTACACGCCGCTCGCCAAGAAAAACATCGATACCGGCGCCGGCCTCGAACGCATCGCGTCGGTGCTGCAGAATAAAAAGTCCAATTTCGAGACCGATCTGCTTTTCCCGATCATTGAGCACATGGAAAAAGTAGCCGGTGTCAAGTACGGCGCCTCGGCGCATACCGACGTATCCCTCAAGGTCATCGCCGACCACGGCCGCAGCATGGTGGTCATGATCGGCGACGGCATCCTGCCTGCCAACGAAGGCCGCGGCTACGTGCTTCGCCGCATCCTCCGCCGGGCCGTCCGCCACGGACGCCTGATGGGGGTCGACAAACCCTTTCTCACCGCGATCGTCGATGTCGTGGCGGATATTTTCGCCGAGCCTTATCCCGATATTGGCGAAAAGCGGGCCTATATCAAGAAAGTCATCCAGATGGAGGAAGACCGCTTCGGCGCCACCCTTCTCCAGGGACTCGACCTTCTCAACAAGCACATCGATGAGCTGAAGGCGGCCGGCGGTAAAACTCTCGACGGCGCGTCGGCCTTTCGTCTCTACGATACCTTCGGCTTCCCGTGGGAGCTGACCGAGGAAATCCTGTCCGAAAACGGCATGTCGATGGACAAGACCGCTTTCGATGACGCTATGAACCAGCAGCGGGAGCGGGCCCGCGCCGCCCGCAGCGAAAACGCCCGTATCGACCTGCCCGATCTGACCGGCGTAATCAACGCGCCCGTGGTCCAAGACCCGTGCGCCGATACTGCCAAGATCGTCGTCATCCTCAAGGACGGCAAGGTCCTCGCCGAAGCTAACGACGGCGAAGAGGCGGCCGTTATCTTGAACGTCACCCCCTTCTACGCCGAAAGCGGCGGCCAGGTCGGCGACGCCGGCGTTGTCGCCGGACCCTTGGGAAAGATGCGGGTCAGCACGGCCCAGAAGCTGCCTGACGGCACCGTCTACCATGTCGGCTATATCGAGGAAGGAACGCTCAAGACAGGCGATACCGTAAAGGTAGCGGTTGAAATGCCCCGCCACCTTGCAACCGCCCGCAACCATACCGCGACCCATCTTCTCCACGCCGCCCTCAAGCAGGTCGTCGGCAGTCACGTGAACCAGGCCGGTTCGTTGGTTGGTTCCGACAGACTGCGGTTCGATTTTACCCATTTCGCCCCGGTAACTGAACCGGAACTTGCCGAGGTCGAAAGGCTGGTCAACCAGGCCATCCTCGACAACATCCCGGTCGCGGCCATCGAAACCACCCAGGACCTAGCCAGGGACATGGGGGCGGTGGCGCTGTTCGGCGAAAAATACGGCCATAAGGTGAGGGTAGTCGTCGCCGGCGACTTCAGCAAGGAACTGTGCGGCGGCAGTCACGTGGGCAGCACGGCAGAAATAGCCCTGTTCAAGATCGTCAGCGAAGCCAGCGTCGGCTCCGGCCTGCGTCGTATCGAGGCGGTTACCGGCGGCGGCGCGCTTGAATACATCAACAGCCGCGAACGCATTCTCACCGCTGCTGCGGCAGCCCTCAAAACCAGGCCGGAGGAGCTGGCCGGCAAGGTGGAGGCTCTGGCCGCGGAAATCAAGGAAGTGGAACGCGAACTTGCCAAGGCCAACGTTGAGAAGGCGAAGGGAGAAGTCCAGCGTCTGGCGGATAATCCGGTCACGATCGGCGGCTGCCAGGTAATCAGCGCCGAGGTTGCCATTCCCGACATCGAAGGCCTGCGCAACCTCGCCGACATGCTGCGCGACAAGCTGGCCGGCAAGGCGGGCGTAATCGTGCTCGGCGCCAAACAAGGCGACAAGGTGAGTCTCGTGGCTACGGCCACTCCCCAGGCTGTCGGTCTTGGCGCACACGCCGGCAACATCGTAAAGGCGGCGGCGGCGGTGGCCGGCGGCGGCGGCGGCGGTCGCCCGGACATGGCCCAGGCCGGCGGCAAGCTGCCCGAGAAACTGGCGGATGCGCTGAAAGCCGCCGAAACTGCGCTCGAAGGCCAGATTAAAAAATAA
- a CDS encoding IreB family regulatory phosphoprotein: MANPSEQTMMFKVDSEEKNAAVIINSVYEALREKGYNPINQLVGYLLSGDPTYITSYKNARTLIRKLERDELLEELVKAYLEKK, from the coding sequence ATGGCCAATCCGTCTGAGCAGACGATGATGTTCAAAGTCGACAGCGAGGAGAAAAACGCTGCCGTCATCATCAACTCCGTATACGAGGCGTTGAGGGAGAAAGGTTACAACCCGATCAACCAACTGGTAGGATACCTTCTGTCAGGAGACCCGACCTACATAACCAGCTACAAGAATGCCCGCACGCTGATCCGTAAGCTCGAGCGGGACGAATTGCTCGAAGAACTGGTCAAGGCCTACCTGGAAAAGAAGTAG
- a CDS encoding aldo/keto reductase — MEYRVLGNTGLLVSRLCFGALTIGPLQAKLPLQSGAAVIRAALDAGVNFIDTAELYGTYPYIKAAIRGATDVIVASKSYAYTYDDMRRSVEEACRAIGRDYIDIFLLHEQPSRLTLKGHADALAYLTDAKRQGTIRAAGVSTHTVEVARAAAEMAAVDVIHPLFNRRGVGIMDGTAEDMAAAVAAAAAAGKGVYTMKALGGGHLIKDAAAALSWVLASPGVCSVAVGMQSTDEVAYNCALVKGTSPDREIAGRLAGRTRRLLIEDWCAGCGRCADKCPAGALRLRDGRIAVDPAKCLCCGYCGAHCPEFCLKII; from the coding sequence ATGGAGTACCGCGTTCTCGGCAACACGGGCCTTTTGGTGTCGCGTCTGTGCTTCGGGGCGCTGACCATCGGTCCATTGCAGGCAAAATTGCCTCTGCAGAGCGGCGCCGCCGTTATCCGGGCGGCCCTGGACGCAGGGGTTAATTTTATTGACACCGCCGAACTCTACGGCACCTACCCTTATATCAAGGCCGCTATTCGCGGCGCGACCGACGTTATCGTGGCTTCAAAATCCTACGCCTACACCTATGACGACATGCGTCGCAGCGTGGAAGAGGCCTGCCGGGCGATCGGCCGCGACTATATCGACATTTTCCTGCTGCACGAGCAGCCCAGCCGCCTGACTTTAAAAGGCCATGCCGATGCCCTGGCCTACCTGACGGACGCCAAGCGTCAGGGGACGATAAGAGCGGCGGGAGTTTCCACCCATACTGTCGAGGTAGCGCGGGCGGCGGCGGAAATGGCCGCGGTCGACGTCATCCACCCTTTGTTCAATAGGCGCGGCGTCGGGATAATGGACGGCACGGCGGAAGACATGGCCGCCGCTGTCGCCGCCGCGGCTGCGGCCGGCAAAGGCGTCTACACCATGAAAGCGCTGGGCGGAGGCCACCTCATCAAGGACGCGGCGGCGGCGCTTTCCTGGGTGCTCGCTTCTCCAGGCGTTTGTTCCGTAGCGGTGGGGATGCAGTCGACCGATGAGGTGGCGTATAACTGTGCGTTGGTCAAGGGGACAAGTCCTGACCGGGAAATCGCTGGTCGCCTTGCGGGACGCACGCGGCGGCTGTTGATCGAAGACTGGTGCGCAGGCTGCGGGCGGTGCGCGGACAAGTGTCCGGCCGGCGCTTTGCGCCTCAGGGACGGTCGGATCGCGGTCGACCCGGCGAAATGCCTTTGTTGCGGCTATTGCGGAGCACACTGTCCCGAGTTTTGTTTAAAAATAATATAG